The following are from one region of the Trichoderma breve strain T069 chromosome 5, whole genome shotgun sequence genome:
- a CDS encoding carboxylesterase family domain-containing protein yields MSTTVEFLLGSLALASSILGNDSSLPTVDLGYQIHRAISLDETFNTYNFTNIPYAEPPLGPLRFKAPIPPRGRKSEIQDGRLPFNYTQAEETLANSPPRAMDPRVTEDCLVLDVLVPKAVFHEQSKSKGAPVLVWIYGGGYALGDKTMFGSPHELIAATQQGENQGAIWVAMNYRLGAFGFLSGPTLQETGTANAGLHDQRLALEWVQENIHKFGGDPDNVTLMGISAGGGSVMHQITAYGGLKPALFHQAITQSSAFVPNPGTQLQEDAFNDFLSLLNVSSLEEARALDSATLIEANAKQIAEAPHGTFIFGPTVDGDFVPGVPTKLILQGSYSKGISILSSYMSHEGIFFIDPRAIDDERLLRQHLRNIFPHMSKRNFDFVFDTLYSPTYDGSYPYKAPLERAELIIAESIFICNQNSMLKSAMQQGTAAFGYQFSIPPALHGGDQPYIFPNGPFPDVDPIISKFVQQTIASFVNNGVPSEQITGASIPPYATNKSVLNLVPNSPVIIPDPTANERCDWWHKALYS; encoded by the exons ATGAGCACAACCGTCGAATTCCTCCTCGGTTCTTTGGCACTTGCCAGCAGTATCTTAGGCAATGATTCAAGTCTCCCAACAGTGGACCTAGGCTACCAGATTCACCGCGCCATTTCCTTGGAT GAAACATTCAACACTTACAACTTCACCAACATACCATATGCGGAACCTCCTTTAGGTCCTCTGAGATTTAAAGCACCCATTCCACCTAGAGGTCGGAAGTCTGAGATCCAAGATG GCAGGCTCCCATTCAACTATACGCAAGCTGAGGAGACTTTGGCCAATTCGCCGCCTCGAGCAATGGATCCTCGGGTCACTGAAGATTGTCTCGTTTTGGATGTGCTAGTTCCGAAAGCAGTCTTTCATGAACAATCCAAGTCAAAGGGAGCTCCTGTCTTGGTGTGGATTTAT GGAGGCGGCTATGCCCTTGGGGATAAGACTATGTTTGGGAGCCCACACGAGCTTATTGCGGCCACCCAGCAAGGTGAAAACCAAGGTGCTATCTGGGTAGCCATGAACTATCGCCTTGGAGCCTTCGGGTTCCTCTCTGGCCCTACCTTGCAAGAGACCGGCACAGCGAATGCAGGTCTTCATGACCAGAGACTCGCTCTTGAATGGGTGCAGGAGAACATCCACAAGTTTGGCGGAGACCCTGATAACGTCACTCTCATGGGTATTTCAGCGGGTGGTGGTTCAGTTATGCACCAGATTACGGCATACGGTGGCTTGAAGCCGGCACTATTCCACCAAGCTATCACGCAGTCATCGGCCTTTGTTCCTAATCCAGGGACCCAATTGCAGGAGGACGCTTTCAACGACtttctctcgcttctcaATGTCAGCTCTCTCGAAGAGGCTCGAGCTCTGGACTCGGCCACCCTGATTGAAGCAAATGCTAAACAGATCGCTGAGGCACCACACGGCACATTTATCTTTGGCCCAACTGTCGATGGCGATTTTGTCCCTGGTGTGCCAACGAAACTGATCCTTCAGGGTTCCTATTCAAAAGGCATCTCTATTTTATCTTCTTATATGAGCCATGAGGGTATTTTCTTCATAGATCCAAGGGCCATTGACGACGAAAGGCTATTGCGTCAGCACCTTCGGAATATTTTCCCCCATATGTCGAAAAGAAACTTTGACTTTGTCTTCGATACACTATATTCACCAACTTATGATGGGTCCTATCCCTATAAAGCTCCTCTTGAACGAGCGGAACTTATTATTGCTGAAtcaatcttcatctgcaaCCAGAACTCCATGTTAAAAAGTGCAATGCAACAAGGCACAGCGGCGTTCGGATACCAGTTCTCGATCCCACCAGCGCTTCATGGTGGCGACCAGCCCTATATTTTCCCCAATGGTCCATTCCCCGACGTCGATCCTATTATTTCCAAATTCGTTCAACAAACCATCGCCAGTTTTGTTAACAATGGTGTGCCGTCTGAACAAATTACTGGAGCCTCGATCCCTCCGTACGCGACCAACAAATCTGTTCTTAATCTGGTCCCGAACTCCCCAGTAATTATTCCTGATCCAACAGCTAATGAGAGATGTGATTGGTGGcataaagctttatatagTTAA